DNA from Asterias amurensis chromosome 7, ASM3211899v1:
TTCATGATGGAAATGCTCAGGGTATAATGATTATGACTTAACAAGGAAGGCCTTTTTGACAAATGGCTGAGGCCGCATTAGGTAGGAAACAAAAGTTGACGGTCCGGCTGGCTTTGGGAATGGtctgggaggggggggggggggggggcttagtTGAGGCACGGTCGAAGATGCACGtatggcttaaaaaaaaatgatacacAGGCACCTGACTGTATCGATTGCTCGGAAAGAGCtagttgtaatttttttcagaaccatacaaaataataaacaaacaaacaatcaaacacgcccacaaacaaacaaacaccccaccccaaccaaacaaacaaacaaacaaacaaacaaacaaacaaacaaacacaaaggcAACTTAAAACCAAAACCAACTGCAAGAAACTGACCTCGTGGCGAAAATTATAATCTTCACCCGTTTTCTCAAACTGAAGTAATTAAGCATCATTTAGACATCAACTTTTGCATCAGCTTTGGATAATTCACTTTGACAACCACTTCATGTTATAATGATTATGGAAAAACACATCACTTTTATACCCGCAAAAATTGAATTAGATTTTGTATTCCTATACGGGGTATATTATTTCCGTGAACATAATGGAAATCGCTCAGGAGTTTCAGCGATAGTATGGAAaaattgactgctatgaggggcacagttaaaaatTATAGGCCAAAtgaggtgatgtcaaaaccatgactatgcccgaagcgaagctgagagcatagccatggttttgacatcatcgAGGGCCTATAATGTTAACTGTTGCCCGAATATTAagtagtcaatatttcttttatttaccgaataaagattcttctaatcaacGACAATCTGACTATACggtgaaaggtcgtctgcgaagaAAGGTCGCGCCGTCACATGGAACGCTAGTCGTACATTATACATATCAAAGTTGCGTTATTTTCAGAGCGGGCATAGTCAATAATTGACTATGCCCGGGCatagtcactatgacgtcatatTGATATAAAAagggggcatagctatttccatgactcccatttttaaccaatcagattagaggattctatacATGAGGTATATAATTCAAAATAACGACCAATACGATACAAAATTCACAGCCTAATTATTTTTATGGAAAAAGGCGTATTACATTCATATGATTTATGATGAAACAATCGAACATTTCCAAACACGTTTTTTATGTTGattttttaccccccccccccctccatctaTCCATCTGAGTGATGCTGATTTTAAGCAGATTAAAACAGCCGCTGTCCAGTCATAATTAATGCGCCGATTTCACAATGAGCTATGACTGGTCTTTCTAATACTGTATCGATGCAATTCATATCAATTATGGCAAAAGTATTGACAACTCATACATCACGTCCATGTGGAACAAACCCTGTGAGCTCAAACCTTCGCAATAGGGCGGGGCCGGGGGTAGTGGCCAGACTAAGATTGTCATCATCGAATGCCCTATAGGGTAAAGGGTATTTTCCTCTCGTACAGAAGTCATTATCCCCCACTGATCCTCAAATCAATTTTTGATATTCAAAACACATAATGAAGACACGTTGGGTTACTTCATGCCTAGCCTGAACATGTGACGACACACTTCGAgattatccttgcggataataTCATGCCCAATATCAGGCACCCGAATGATGCAAAAAAGAAAGTTTCTTCAATAGTTGTTTTTgatgatagagggcgctatttcaaatTAACGGTCTGGGCAACAACTTGTCTGGTAACTAGACGCCACGCCACGAGAACGAGCGCTACTTGTGGATTTGCCACAGGGATACCATCGACGTGATCTCTGCTACACAAACGAAGTGTTTACTAAAGGACGTCGCTCTAAAAGTAGTtggattttcatttattttcatattcaACAATGGCAGAAAACCCCAGATTCCCGAGTCGTGGTGTAGGCGCCCCTGATGAAGATCCTTTTGACTCTTTAGTTATGGCGGAAGAAAGGTAAATAAGAGTTCAATCTCAGTCATATAGTTCACTGTGGTTTTGTCGCCGCCGCAATCTGGCAAGTCGGTGTATGGCAATGCCTTTTGACTTTTGTTGATTAAATTTCTGAACAAATTTACGTCGATGTTTACACAttcttatattttttttattatggagTCCGCTCAGAATTTCACACATGTAGGAACTGGGGCATGGCAACATTTGTTTCAATACTTAAGTGTCATGAATGTGCAAgataaaaaagtaaattaaataatagttaataaattgttttaaaatatatttttattttcataagtTTCTAAATTTAGTTAATAATTGACCCATTTCGAATTTCAACGTATGTACCACACTTCACATGCCTATTGTGTCAGATAGTCAATTTGAGAGTAAAAATTATGCcgaaataaagaaatatattGACTCTCAAAATGGCAATTGTAAAAGTGTTCCATGCGACGTTATAATGCAAGAGGTCACTCATTAGGCCTTACAATTCATAcatttacaaatacaatttgaTTCAATGGATTTTAACATGTTCAACGTGATTATTGACTCTTCACAGATTTAATGAGATGGGATTTGAAGAGGGATTCCAAGCCGGTAAAGTCACTGGGAAACAAGATGGATTCAAGCTAGGTCAAGACAAAGGACGACAGATTGGATCAGAGTATGGATTCTATCTCGGCTTTATATCAACATGGCGGCAGCTTCTCCAGAAAGACTCTGAGCTAGCCAAACCCAAGTAAGGTCATGAATGaattgtaatagatgttaaattaatATGAATGAATTGGCCGTTACGGCTAGATCTATGGCTTGATCACTGGGTAATCATGCATTAGAGTATAGTCCAATAGGTAGTcattagcaacacccttagcaacagtggTAGCAATTAGCCACAGTTGCTATTCGGACACGGCTTAAGACTATGACCGAATTGGAAGCTGTGACTGTGGCTGTTGCTATGGGCTTCCTATGCTTCAATGCTTTTTAACTTGGAGATCAAGCCGCCAAGTTGACTGCATAAGTCTACTAGAACATGGAGCTATACATGAAGCTCCATTGCTTGAGAAGCACATTTTTAACATGATGAGAAAAAGGGTTAGAAAAAATGCTTAGTGGGTGTACACGCTATGCAAACTAAATTTGTATGGTACACTAACACTACATGGCTACTGAAGTACAAACAGtaacttagcacaacaaaataatgcttaccaaaataaggttttatAACAACCAAAACCCCATTTCATATCTTGCtcatttttgttcacaaaaaatTGGTAAGCAATACTTTATGCTTTTAGCAGTAATTTAAATTTGTGGGTGCCCACAAGCTCTTGTGTAGaatcttaataaaaacaaacatcaatcTTCCACTAAAGGTCTAAATAAtggagttgttattttatgtgaaaTCCATACTTGTTTCTACAGAGCAGTGAAAGCGCTGGGCATTCTGCATTCGTTGCTGGTATCCTTTCGCTTGGAGGATGTCACTCAGGAAAACTACTGGGAAGATTTTAAAAAGATCAGAGACAAATTCAAACAGGTGAGCAGCCGTGTATCTACTCTCAATTTAGACTGATAGTTGTTTTGCACTTGCGGTTTGTCAACTCCTTATGAGCAATGCTGTCACCACTACCGCACCGCACTggagtgagtttttaattggggacttttgggacgctaggtggcagcagacttactttgTTAATCCATTGTTTTCAATAATGTGGGCATGCTACGTAAACATGGAAAATTACCTGGTAAATCTgttgccacctagcgttcaaaagtatGCCGTTGGTCTCAATGTTACGACTTGCCTGCTCTAATCATCATCAGGAGAcggcaagacaagttctcaaaacaCACAATCTACAAAAgcaaagtagatacacacagggtgttaccgcaaattgAATTATACTACAATACCTTGTGTGCTAGGCATGTTCCTGATTGTGTACCATAAACAAAGTTCGGCTCATCTAGTTAAATTTGTTCCAATATCCAGGTCGCATCACTTCTGAATGTGTCACTAGATTTCAGTGACAAGGACACCCAGAAGCCACCACTATCATTCTGAGGTCAGTGACCTCTCCTGCTGAATGAGAGAGACACCCGAGTATGGCCAGAATTCCTTGATGAATCAAAGACAGAAAaggtattttataaaaaaggagTTTACAAAGTGTTTGTAAACTTAAACAGCacctcgaacaaagatattgacttattagggagactgccaacgtatggctagatagctcagttggtagagcgctggcacattGATCCGGAGGTCGCTGGTTCacatcccactctagtaaacaaaaatttgtcaacccaaatcatttaagttaaaggcagtggacactattggtaattgacaaagaccagtcttctcacttggtgtatctcaacatatgcataaaaaaccaaacctgtggaaatttgaactcaattggtcgtcaaagttgcgagataataatgaaagaaaaaacacccttgtcacacgaagttgtgtgtgtttagatgtttgaattggagacctcaaattctaaacttgaggtctcgaaatcaaattcgtggaaattaacttcattctcgaaaactacgtcacttcagagggagccgtttctcacaatgtttataatatcaacagctccccattactcgttaccaagtaaggttgtatgctaacaattattttgagtaattaccaatagtgtccactgcctttaagtgggaaTAGTGAATTTgaccagggctcaaattttacactggactagAGGCTAGACTACAGAGTCCAGTAATTTAAGCATGGGGCCAGTGAACTCATGACCAGACTGTTCCAGGGTCTTGTGATTTTCAATGAGACAATAATGCCTGAACAAAAACATACGATGTTCACATGGTGATTTGAGTCCGATAAAATCTATTTCAATTTGTGTTTACAATTTTCATTGATATTTTGCTTTGAAGACGCATTCTTAAATGTGTGTGTCTTGTATCAATagtgctgtttgtttgtttctcatAGGTACTGAGGTTTCTCTTTGTGACATGATTTCATTTCAAGAGGACCATGTGGGAACCCATGCAAGTAGTCTGGCTCCTGTGATGCTGTGATTGGCAGGGTATTCTACCCTTACGCAAAGGGCACCAGGCCAAAGCAGTGTGGATATTATAGACTTGACGCATAGGCATTATCCTGTCGAAGCAGTAAACAGTGATGAAAACTGGAAATGCAAAGCTCAGTACCACATCGCACAGGATGGACCAATGAGCAACTTTTGTGTGACCTCTacatgagggcgccctactgcaGTGATCTCATGTGCTTAGGGTTACTACCATTAGAGAACAGAAACATACCACACAGCTATTCTTGTTTGAaactgattaaaggcagtggacactattggtaattactcaaaataattattagcataaaaccttactttgtcctaagatgggacattaagccgtgGTAGGATAGTACACGTAAAAGAACACAGATGTGGAAgaggggttaaaggcagtgaacactatttataatcactcaaaatacctattagcataaaaccttacttagtaacaagtaatggggagaggttgatagtgagaaatggctccctctgaagtgacgcagtcttcgagaaagaagtaattttccacgaatttgatttttaagacctcagatttagattttgaggtatcgaaatcaagcatctgaaagcacacaacttcgtgtgacaaggatgttttttctttcattattatctcgcaactttgacgacatgagctcaaattttcacaagtttgttattttatgcatatgttgagatacacaaagtgagaagactggtctttgacaattaccaacagtgtccagtgtctttaaagaaccaCTTGACCTAGGTCAAGTTTTTTCAATTGTAAAGTACAAAATAATTCTTGACAAATATCTCTTCTTGGCAGCAAAAACATGGTGGGAACCAAACACTGCCGCATATCGACTGGTAAACAGTAAATTGATGCAGTACCAGATTCTAATTGACAGGTTTGGAGTGGCCTCTTGATACTGGGCTCGGTGGTCTAGAGGTTAATATATCTGCTTTAGATCAGAGGGGTTCAAATTCCAGCCAAGTTGTATATTGTAGATGTGTTTGGCAGTCACAACCAGCATGTGTTAGTTAACCTTTTAACTGGTACTCGGATTTTACAAAGGGAagtctaaagcctggttcatacttcatgtgaatggatgcaaatttcaacaaataattcgGAATAGCTCAACCCTCTGTAACATTCACAGAGCTGTGACATCAAATTTGCTTTGCAAGAACCATTGACAGTAAGTATGAACTAGGCTTGTTTTTGTGTGCATGACGCCTTGCGTACAATGAGGAAGCTTCAATCTTGACATTTCATTTCTGTTTCAGAATAATTTAAGATAATttcaaaaattatatttatttgtttctaaaattataataaaaacataaatgaaaaCCACTGTTGTATCTTTTCTCAATTCAACACAATCAGTACAGTTTAATGCAAGTGTAACGGCCAAACTTAGCTGACATAGATTAAAAGGCTGCTGGAGATGTCACTGCTTTACCTTGGCACTTAATTCATCTAAATTAAGAAtgattttttaagcaaaaatgcGAGTTCAAAGTCAAACTGGACGCAGAGCTAACACCGAGAGGTCAACAAGTACCTTGATCTCTACACAAATAGCTTTCGTTTTACATTTTGATCGGTTCaaaaaccgtttttttttttaaagaaatttaacAGTTTCTTTTTTCGAGAAACaaagtattttaatttttgcGCAAAACATTTAGAGTATCTGTAACAAGTACCATGGCCATTTAATAGATATTTTATAATAGTGCTATTTTAAGGATCGAATTTAAGGAACGCAGTTACAGGGAGGCAATGGTCTCTGTTACCCATGGTTCGTTGGCGTGCCCCCTATACAAGTTTTCCATAAAATACTTTATAAGATTTTACGACGGATATTCccattgtaaaatgaaaatagccTCAAATcttgagatttatttatttcctttatttacccagggtgagccaaatcagtaaaaaaataactggTTTCCATTTGGGCCCTGCATAATTACATTGTTAAGAACAAACAAGTTAACATATTAAAAAGTAAACATACACAATCACATTATAAAACTTAACGAGATGAAATGTTAAGCCTGATTGAATTTTCATTTCCCAAAACTAAAGATGTAATGTACTTTCTGAAATGTTGCGAATGTTCTGATAGATCTTGTTTATGtacgggcccaatttcatgaagcctgccAGCACatcaacttgctaagcacataaaaatattgctaaacagaaacaggCTACCGgccaaaatatatatacatgtacattattgtgactggtgccccatagaatttttgcttagcaaagaaaattgtcaagcagtattttctgcctaacagttttaggaaattgggcccagggtagTTATTTGCTTCCATATGGAAATGGtgaaacaataaacaaaccaaACAGTTAATAGTACATTTATAACACTTCACACTATGTGTCTATGACACAATGATAGTTCGTTTACGGAGCTTGTCCAtgcatgtatgcttcgttttttaaagggcaaagGGCACTAAGCcatttttttccttggtaaaaggcaccctatcAGGAAATTGCAACATTCTTCAGGAggttttcaagggcaccaaggtaatgaccagagggcatgggGAAAcacaatcaccttcgttgcctccgtgaagttgTCATACATGTGCTTCCTTATAGGAAAATTGTTGAAACGATGAACACAACAAACAGTTATTGGTACTTTTATAACAATTTACACAATGTGACGACAGTTCGTTCACGCAGCTAGTCTATTTCTTTGAGTGTTTCCAATGTTTGTTTACGTCTACTCTCCATCGGAGTTGGTGGTGGCTGCCTCGGGATCATCGACCCCGAACACGGACGCATTTCCTCCATGGGCTCGCCGTCCCCAACACGCTCCTCTTCCATCGCGGCCGCTCCACTTTCCCCATCTTTGACTTTACTCCCCTTCGTAGCTTCAGAGTGGTCGGTCACTGCAAAACTGTCGCCCCTCACACCTACAGCCCTCCTTGGGCTCTTCCAGTCTCGCCAATT
Protein-coding regions in this window:
- the LOC139939901 gene encoding protein LTO1 homolog, whose translation is MAENPRFPSRGVGAPDEDPFDSLVMAEERFNEMGFEEGFQAGKVTGKQDGFKLGQDKGRQIGSEYGFYLGFISTWRQLLQKDSELAKPKAVKALGILHSLLVSFRLEDVTQENYWEDFKKIRDKFKQVASLLNVSLDFSDKDTQKPPLSF